The nucleotide sequence CGGTCGGGATCAGGGCCAGCTCGTGCAGGTGGTAGCCGACCGCGATCGCGCCGGGGGAGCGGAGCACCACCCGGATCAGGTGCGCGGGCCGGGCCGACCAGCGCTCGCCCGGGGCGTACGCCCGCCAGACGCCGTCCATCCGCAGGTGCGAGTGCAGCGTCCAGTCCCGCCCACCGCCGTCGGCCGACCCGGCGGCCGTTTGTGCGGCTTCGGCCGGCGTGCGTGTGGCCCGCGTGGCGGCTCCGGGGGGTGCGGTGAGCCGGAGCAGCAGGTGCTTGCCCCGGCTGGCCGACTCGCGCACGGTCCAGCCGGTCAGATCCGTCGCGGCGAGCTGCGGCACGCGGAAGTCGGAGCCGGTGAGCCGGGCGCCGGCCAGGGCGCGCTGGAGGACGCGGGCGGTGTTCCAGACGGTGTCGCCTTCGGGCACCCGTCCATCCTCCCTCGGCGCGCCGGATCCGCACGGCTCAGCCGCCGGTCACCGTCACCACGTCGCCCGGGTGCAGGCCCAGCAGGTCGACCGCGCGGCCCGTGTTGACCGCCAGGGCCACCAGCCCGGCCGAGTCCACGTACGCGACCAGGCCGCCGGCCGGGGCGTCGCCGAAGGTACGCCCGCGCACCGCCGCCCGGCCCGCCGCCCTGACCCGCTCCGGCAGCCCCTCCAGCAGCGCGCCGGGCGCGGCCAGCTGGACGTTGCCGAAGTGGTCGACGGTCAGCACCTCGGCCGTGAAGCCGCCGGCGTCGGTGCGGACCAGCGGCTCCGGCAGCCGGACCAGCGTCCCGGGGTCCACGGCGCGCCCCGCCTCGCCGAGCGGCGCGCCGAGGGCCAGCCGCGCGGCCACCGGCGCGAACACGTCCCGCCCGTGGAAGGTGCCGGAGACCGCCGGGGCGAGCCAGGCCGGATTGGTCAGCTCCACCGCCCCGGTGATCCCGCCGAGGGCCGTGGCCGCGTCCAGCAGCAGGCCGTTGTCCGGGCCCACCAGCAGACCGCCGGGGGTGGCCAGCGCGACACCGCGCCGCGCCGTGCCGACGCCCGGGTCGACCACGGCCACGTGCACCCCGACCGGCAGGTACGGCACGGTCTGCGCGAGCACGGCCGCACCCCGGCGTACGTCGGCCGGCGGCACCAGGTGGGTCACGTCGATCACCCGGGCGGCCGGGGCGAGCCGGGCGAGCACCCCGTGGCAGGCCGCCACGAAACCGTCGGCCAGGCCGTAGTCCGTGGTCAGCGAGATCCAGGGCGTCGCTCCGGGGCCGGTCACGGCCGTACCTCCGGCCCGGTCAGCCGCCGTTCCAGCCGCAGCTCGTCGTGGAGCGGGATGTCGTCCTCACCCAGGTGCGGGATGCCCGGCTTGACCGCGCGTGCCCGGTCGACCGCGCCCGGGTCCACCGCCACGATCCGCAGCCCCCGGCGCTGGTAGAAGCGCAGCGCCCGGAGATTGTCGTTGGTGGTGACCAGCCAGAGCCGGTCCGCCCCGGCGGCCGTGGCGACCGCCTCGGCGGCGGCCAGCAGGGCGCTCCCGGCACCGTTGCCCGGTGCCGTGGCGGCCAGGCTGACCACTTCGAGGCCGCCGTCGGCGAGCCGGTGCACCAGCGCCCCGGCGAAGCCGCCCGCCTCGTCCACGGCCACGAGGGCGGGCAGTTCCCGCAGGTCGTAGCGGGAGTCGTGGACCACCACGAACGGGCCGCCCCACTCCCGCTCGTGCAGGGCCGCGAGGTCGGCGTGGTCACCGGGCACGGCGGGCCGTACGTGGATCGAGGCCATCGGTCCCTCCTCGTCTGTGCGCGCACACCCTAACGACCACCAACTGGAGCTGACGCCGCCTCCCAAGACCGCGCACGCCTCACGCCGCCGGCGGTCAGCCGCGGAGGCGGAGGCCTCGGGGGGTGGCGCGGAAGCCGGCCGCCGTCAGCGCGTCCCGCAGCGGCGAGGAGTGCACCGCCTCGCCGTCGGCGCGTTCCACCGAGATCGCGCCGAGCGCCCCCGAGTGCACCGCGTCGGCGAGCGCCTTGCCGGCCGCGGCCAGCGTGTCGGTGTCGTCGGTGAAGGACAGGATGGTCCGCCCGCCCCGCTCGACGTAGAGCACCAGGTCGCCGCCGACCAGCACGACCAGCGCGCCGGCCTTGCGCCCGGCCCGGTGGCCGGTGGCCGGTGCGGCCCCGTCCCCGGAGTCGACCACCCGGTCGGGCCAGGGCAGGGCCGCGCCGTACGGGTTGGCCGGGTCGGTGGCGGCGAGGACCACGGTGGGGCCGCCGCGGGACCGGCTGTCGTCGGCGGGGTCGGCGAGCGCGCGGATGCGGTCGACCGCGCCGGGCACGGCGAACTGGGCCGCGCCCAGCCCTTCGACGAAGTAGCCGCGCCGCGCCGCCCCGCGTTCCTCCAGCGCGGACAGCACCGGGTAGACCGCCGCGAAGCCCCCGGTCACCTGCTCGGCCATGACCGCGCCCCGGGTGACCACGCCGTGCCGTTCGAGGAGCAGGTCGGCGAGGGCGGCGGCCCGCCGGGTGGGGTCGAGGTCGCGCTCGGGCAGCCGGGACCAGCGGCCGGCCACGGTGGGCGGGCCGCCGCGGCTGGGCAGCGCCACCCGGCCGGGGCGGCGGTAGCGGGTGCGCGCCGCGGTGGGCCGGGACCGGTGCGCCCCGCCACCGCCGAGCGCCGCCCGGAGCGGGGCCAGGGTGTCGTTGGTGAGGTGGCCGGCCCAGACCAGATCCCACACGGCGGCCGTCAGGGCGGTGTCGTCGGTGGAGCCGACCCGGTCGGAGAGGGAGCGGAAGAACAGCGCCTGCCCGTCGGCGAGTGCGTCGAGCACCGCCTCGTGCAGCGGGGTGAGGGTCAGCGCCTCGTCCGGCGGGGGCAGCAGCAGCGGCGCGACGTCCGCGTACGCGAGGGTGACCCAGCCGTCGCCCCCGGAGATCGCCCCGGACCCGGCCCAGACCACCTCGCCGCTGGCGCAGAGCTCGTCGAGCTGGGCGGGGGAGTAGTCGGCGACGCGGGCGGGCAGCACGAGGCGTTCCAGCGCGGACGCCGGCACGGCCGCCCCCTGCAACTGCTCGACGGTGGCGGCGACCGCCTCGACGCCCCGGGCCGAGGAGCCGACCTGCTGCCAGCGGGGCAGGAACGCGGCGAGCGCCCGGGGCGGCACCGGCTCGATCTCCCGGCGCAGCGCCGCGAGGGACCGGCGGCGCAGCAGCCGCAGCACCTCGGCGTCGCACCACTGGGTGCCGACGCTGTCGGGCGCGAACTCACCGGAGACCACCCGCCCGGTGGCGGCCAGGCGGCGCAGCGCCTGCTCGACCACGAACACCCCGAGCCCGAACCGGGCGGCGCAGGTGGCCGCCGCGAACGGGCCGTGGGTGCGGGCGTAGCGGGCGACCAGGTCGCCCAGCGGGTCGGCCAC is from Micromonospora terminaliae and encodes:
- a CDS encoding SAM hydrolase/SAM-dependent halogenase family protein; protein product: MTGPGATPWISLTTDYGLADGFVAACHGVLARLAPAARVIDVTHLVPPADVRRGAAVLAQTVPYLPVGVHVAVVDPGVGTARRGVALATPGGLLVGPDNGLLLDAATALGGITGAVELTNPAWLAPAVSGTFHGRDVFAPVAARLALGAPLGEAGRAVDPGTLVRLPEPLVRTDAGGFTAEVLTVDHFGNVQLAAPGALLEGLPERVRAAGRAAVRGRTFGDAPAGGLVAYVDSAGLVALAVNTGRAVDLLGLHPGDVVTVTGG
- a CDS encoding GNAT family N-acetyltransferase, which encodes MASIHVRPAVPGDHADLAALHEREWGGPFVVVHDSRYDLRELPALVAVDEAGGFAGALVHRLADGGLEVVSLAATAPGNGAGSALLAAAEAVATAAGADRLWLVTTNDNLRALRFYQRRGLRIVAVDPGAVDRARAVKPGIPHLGEDDIPLHDELRLERRLTGPEVRP